From Chelatococcus sp. YT9, a single genomic window includes:
- a CDS encoding ABC transporter ATP-binding protein codes for MAIQLADVHLSLGHAAARVHILKGISLAVRPGEAIGLVGPSGSGKSTLLMTLAGLERADKGSVIVAGQELGNLDEDALARFRGRNIGIVFQSFHLVPTMTALENVALPIELAAGRDAFERAAASLERVGLGHRLSHYPSQLSGGEQQRVAIARATVGHPPILVADEPTGNLDEATGSSIVELLFELKRDRHATLVLVTHDPSLAARCDRVVHLRSGLVEADHASVNR; via the coding sequence ATGGCTATCCAGCTTGCGGACGTCCACCTCAGTCTCGGTCATGCCGCTGCTCGCGTGCATATTCTGAAAGGCATATCACTGGCGGTACGTCCCGGCGAGGCCATCGGTCTGGTTGGCCCTTCTGGCTCCGGCAAGTCGACGCTCTTGATGACGCTGGCGGGCCTTGAACGTGCTGATAAGGGATCGGTCATCGTCGCGGGCCAGGAGCTCGGGAACCTTGATGAGGATGCGTTGGCGCGCTTCCGCGGCCGCAACATCGGCATCGTTTTCCAGTCCTTCCATCTCGTGCCTACGATGACGGCGCTGGAGAATGTCGCCCTACCGATCGAGCTGGCCGCTGGGCGCGATGCTTTCGAGCGGGCGGCGGCTTCGCTCGAGCGCGTGGGACTCGGCCATCGCCTCAGCCACTATCCGTCCCAGTTGTCGGGCGGCGAGCAGCAGCGCGTCGCCATAGCCCGGGCGACGGTCGGCCATCCGCCGATCCTTGTGGCAGACGAACCCACGGGCAATCTCGACGAGGCGACGGGGAGCAGCATCGTCGAGCTGTTGTTCGAGTTGAAGCGGGATCGCCATGCGACGCTCGTGCTCGTGACCCATGATCCGAGCCTTGCGGCTCGTTGTGATCGCGTTGTGCATCTCCGGTCCGGCCTGGTTGAGGCGGACCATGCATCCGTCAACCGTTGA
- a CDS encoding arylesterase has product MIFPAHAAEPPKIVVFGDSLVAGYGLPANQALPPVLQAMLAEKGVRVELVNAGVSGDTASAGLARLDWSIPDDTQGVILELGANDMLRGIDPAVTKATLDSIIKRLKERNIPVLLAGMQAAPNLGADYVQRFNAIYPELARTHGLALYPFFLEGVAGNTSLNLPDGLHPTAEGVRRIATAMLPTVEQFIASLPKR; this is encoded by the coding sequence ATGATTTTCCCCGCTCACGCCGCCGAACCGCCCAAGATCGTCGTCTTCGGCGACAGCCTCGTCGCGGGCTACGGCCTGCCAGCGAACCAGGCCCTTCCGCCCGTCCTGCAGGCGATGCTCGCGGAGAAGGGCGTCCGGGTGGAACTGGTGAATGCCGGCGTCTCGGGTGACACTGCCTCCGCTGGGCTCGCCCGGCTCGACTGGTCCATCCCGGACGACACGCAAGGGGTGATTCTCGAGCTCGGCGCCAACGACATGTTGCGCGGCATCGATCCCGCGGTGACGAAGGCTACCCTCGACAGCATCATCAAACGGCTGAAGGAGCGCAACATCCCCGTGCTGCTCGCGGGCATGCAGGCGGCTCCCAATCTCGGCGCCGACTATGTCCAGCGCTTCAATGCCATCTATCCGGAGCTTGCCAGGACGCATGGCCTGGCGCTTTATCCCTTTTTTCTCGAGGGGGTGGCTGGCAACACGTCGCTCAATCTTCCCGACGGACTTCATCCGACAGCCGAAGGCGTGCGGCGTATCGCGACGGCGATGTTGCCGACCGTCGAACAGTTCATCGCCTCTCTTCCCAAACGCTGA